Genomic segment of Macellibacteroides fermentans:
GTTGCTTGAACAGTTGCTTGCTCCCGAACAATATGACGCCAATGTGCGCACGGTGAAGGGCTCGTCGGACGTGGTGGAGTTTGCAGTCAAGCTTCCGGGGAAAGATGATACGAGGGATTTCGTTTACCTGCCCATTGATGCCAAATTCCCGAAGGATGTGTACGAGCAACTTCTTAATGCTTATGACTCGTCGGATACCCAAGCCATTGATGCTGCCGGGAAGGCATTGGAGAGCACCATTCGGAAAATGGCAAAAGATATTTCGGACAAATACCTCGCTCCTCCGGCTACCACCGATTTCGGGATTATGTTCCTACCCTTCGAAGGCATTTATGCCGAAGTGGTACGGCGTTCTTCCTTGTTGGAGGAACTTCAACGTACATACAAGGTGGTGGTTACGGGGCCTACCACTCTGGCGGCCATTCTAAATAGTCTGCAAATGGGATTCCGCACGCTGGCCATTCAGAAGCACTCGGGCGAGGTGTGGACTATTTTAGGGGCTGTTAAAAAGGAATTCGAAAAAGTTGGCGGTATGTTGGAAAAGGCTCAAAAGAACATTCAGGCAGCCAACGGACAACTGGACGAAGTGTTGGGAACCCGTACAAGGGCGATACAGCGCAAATTGAAAGATGTAGATTCGTTGGGGGATGCCGAAGCAAGAGCCATCATCCCGGAG
This window contains:
- the rmuC gene encoding DNA recombination protein RmuC, encoding MIDIVLITLLLLILIVLIYRTRKENQKVEYERISTEMQRSFERIERNFREDFKLNREESRAVSKDLREELSVNMEIFRKAFEQGIQSFNQLQREKFAQLDEQQQRMITNTEKRLEEIRVTVDEKLQKTLNERIGQSFRMVSEQLESVQKGLGEMQTLAQDVGGLKRVLSNVKTRGNIGEIQLSMLLEQLLAPEQYDANVRTVKGSSDVVEFAVKLPGKDDTRDFVYLPIDAKFPKDVYEQLLNAYDSSDTQAIDAAGKALESTIRKMAKDISDKYLAPPATTDFGIMFLPFEGIYAEVVRRSSLLEELQRTYKVVVTGPTTLAAILNSLQMGFRTLAIQKHSGEVWTILGAVKKEFEKVGGMLEKAQKNIQAANGQLDEVLGTRTRAIQRKLKDVDSLGDAEARAIIPEIGALHKDEEIEEYK